Proteins from one Salmo salar chromosome ssa07, Ssal_v3.1, whole genome shotgun sequence genomic window:
- the LOC106609429 gene encoding myosin-binding protein C, slow-type isoform X8: MPEPTKKDETPNGEKESVATDSSEAPMPTPEISLEVSPPPPEQPVETEGKDPQPIEVLKPEPVENGSKEPEPEAVAVGAKEQVESVNSEVKEEAPSPCSPPPPATVKEEAEPVVTEVTQPPEPVVTVVTPPPPPEPVVTVVTPPPPPEPVVMEVTPPPPPPPEPVVMGVTPPPPPPPEPVVMGVTPPPPPPPEPVVMGVTPPPPPPPEPVVMGVTQPPEPVVTMVTPPPPPEPVVMEVTPPPPPEPVVMGVTPPPPPPEPVVMGVTQPPESVVTVVTPPPPPEPVVTVQVTPPPPPADKDDDATTNTPSPPPPPEDANTAKKLSIELPNDSVHVSAMGRKDSVWSLGEGQAPEDLDKPVDTPPLSSLLIERPQGGSITVGGDISFVAKVEAQDLLRKPTIKWFKGKWMDLASKTGKHLQLKETFDRRTKIHTFEMHIIKAKDNYAGNYRCEVTYKDKFDSCSFDLEVKELEQSQSVDIRSAFKRSSEGHEDAGDLDFSGLLKHRNQREPKQDETPEVDVWEILKSARPDQYEKIAFEYGITDLRGLLKRLKKTKKEEKKSEAFAKKLDPAYQVDKGGKIRLVVDLADPTVELKWYKNGQEIRPTPNQRKFIFEQKGTQRILVINNCGLNDDAAYSVAAGEEKCTTELFVKELPVKITKEIEAVKTTVNERIELECEVSEEGAQVKWCKNGVEVPTGPRSRYRVKSDGLKHWLIIDDASKEDTGTFSLMASGGTSEAKVQVELKPLKIIQDLQDMTVLLGQPLKMHCEIFPGNVPGRWYRNGQLIQSNDRINILQRAKNHRLEIVNSTIHDAGDYTFVPEGYTQSLCAKVHIVDPPRVHLESLNFPDNTVTIVAGNKLRVEIPISGEPAPRVVWMKGERVILDSGHRVRAETFPDHTSLTIDIAEKEDTGNYKIVLQNEAGEAGASIKVKVVDIPDPPEVPLVTEVGGDWCSMTWEPPIYDGGSPILGYFIERKKKQSSRWMRLNFDLNKETTFEPKKMIEGVPYEVRVFAVNAIGVSKPSEPSKAFVPLAVTSEPTMLVVDDVTDTTVTMKWRPPDTIGAAGLDGYLVEYCIEGTDDWRVTNKELTEKTKYTITGLPPEAKILVRVRAINAAGASTPRTLQHSILVKEVIEPPKIRIPRHLKQTYTRKVGEAVNLVIPFMGKPRPKVSWLKEGQTVDPTQVTIRNTDCDSIIFIRKAERKHSGKYDMKVEVENHVDTAIIDIQIVDLPGPPQCVKIDEVWGGNVALDWTPPKDNGNAAITGYTIQKADKKTMEWYTCIEHYHRTCITITELVVGNEYYFRIYSENMVGLSEGATQTKDSALIVKEGMQLKNPEYIDHDFKEPPKFTQPLINTFAIAGYNATLNCSVRANPRPKVIWMKNKIAIIDDPRYRMFSNQGVCTLEIRKPSPYDGGMYSCKAINDLGDALVECKLEVKVPTQE, encoded by the exons ATGCCAGAGCCCACAAAAAAAG ATGAGACGCCCAATGGTGAAAAAG AGAGTGTTGCCACAGACAGTAGTGAGGCGCCAATGCCCACACCTGAGATATCCCTCGAGGTCTCACCTCCACCCCCAG AACAACCGGTAGAGACTGAGGGGAAGGATCCACAGCCCATAGAGGTGCTTAAGCCAGAACCAGTAGAGAATGGGTCTAAAGAACCAGAACCAGAGGCGGTTGCGGTCGGGGCTAAAGAGCAAGTCGAGTCTGTGAACTCTGAAGTAAAGGAGGAGGCCCCGTCCCCTTGCTCACCCCCACCGCCTG CAACCGTGAAGGAGGAAGCAGAGCCAGTTGTTACGGAGGTTACCCAACCGCCAGAGCCTGTTGTTACAGTGGttaccccaccaccacctccagagCCTGTTGTTACAGTGGttaccccaccaccacctccagaaCCAGTTGTTATGGAGgttaccccaccaccaccaccacctccagaaccagttgttatgggggttaccccaccaccaccaccacctccagaaccagttgttatgggggttaccccaccaccaccaccacctccagaaccagttgttatgggggttaccccaccaccaccaccacctccagaaCCAGTTGTTATGGGGGTTACCCAACCGCCAGAGCCTGTTGTTACAATGGttaccccaccaccacctccagaaCCAGTTGTTATGGAGGttaccccaccaccacctccagaaccagttgttatgggggttaccccaccaccaccacctccagaaCCAGTTGTTATGGGGGTTACCCAACCGCCAGAGTCTGTTGTTACAGTGGTtaccccacccccacctccagaACCAGTTGTTACGGTGCAGGTtaccccacccccacctccagcAG ATAAAGATGATGACGCTACAACCAACACCCcatcaccaccgccaccaccag AGGATGCCAATACAGCCAAGAAACTGTCTATTGAGCTGCCTA ATGATAGCGTCCATGTGTCAGCCATGGGGAGAAAAGACTCAG TGTGGTCTCTGGGAGAGGGACAGGCTCCAGAGGACCTTGACAAGCCCGTAGACACCCCACCGCTGTCCAGCCTGCTCATAGAAAGACCCCAGGGTGGATCCATCACTGTGG GTGGAGACATCTCCTTTGTTGCCAAGGTGGAGGCCCAAGACCTGCTCCGTAAACCCACCATCAAGTGGTTCAAAGGGAAATGGATGGACCTGGCCAGCAAGACCGGAAAGCACTTACAACTGAAAGAAACCTTTGACCGACGCACCAAG ATTCACACATTTGAGATGCATATCATCAAGGCCAAAGACAACTATGCTGGAAACTACAGGTGTGAGGTCACCTACAAGGACAAATTTGACAGCTGCTCTTTTGACCTGGAAGTGAAAG AACTGGAACAGTCACAGAGTGTTGATATTCGATCAGCCTTCAAAAGAAG CAGTGAAGGACACGAGGATGCAGGGGATCTTGACTTTAGTGGTCTTCTTAAACATAG AAACCAAAG GGAGCCCAAGCAGGATGAGACCCCCGAAGTGGACGTGTGGGAGATCCTGAAGTCGGCCAGGCCAGACCAGTACGAGAAGATCGCCTTTGAGTACGGCATAACAGACCTGCGGGGTCTGCTCAAGAGGCTGAAGAAGACcaagaaagaggagaagaagagtgaAG CTTTTGCCAAGAAGTTGGATCCAGCATACCAGGTGGACAAAGGAGGGAAGATCCGCTTAGTGGTGGATCTTGCAGACCCCACAGTAGAGCTGAAATGGTACAAGAACGGCCAGGAGATCCGTCCAACTCCAAA TCAAAGGAA GTTTATCTTTGAGCAAAAGGGCACGCAGCGGATCCTGGTCATCAACAACTGCGGCCTGAATGATGATGCTGCTTATTCCGTAGCCGCGGGAGAAGAGAAGTGTACCACAGAGCTGTTTGTCAAAG AGTTACCAGTGAAGATTACTAAAGAGATTGAGGCGGTGAAAACGACAGTGAACGAGAGGATTGAGTTGGAGTGTGAAGTGTCGGAAGAAGGAGCTCAAGTAAAATG GTGTAAGAATGGCGTGGAGGTACCGACCGGGCCCCGGTCACGCTACCGTGTCAAGTCTGACGGGCTGAAACACTGGCTAATCATTGACGATGCCTCAAAGGAGGACACTGGAACCTTCTCCCTTATGGCCTCTGGGGGCACCTCTGAAGCCAAAGTCCAGGTTGAAT TGAAGCCACTGAAGATTATTCAGGATTTGCAGGACATGACAGTGCTTTTGGGCCAGCCACTGAAGATGCACTGTGAGATCTTCCCTGGGAATGTTCCAGGTCGCTGGTACAGGAACGGACAGTTGATTCAGTCCAACGACCGCATCAACATCCTGCAAAGAGCCAA GAACCACCGATTAGAAATTGTGAACAGCACCATTCACGATGCCGGGGATTATACCTTTGTGCCAGAGGGATACACTCAGAGCCTCTGTGCCAAAGTTCATATCGTTG ATCCTCCCAGGGTGCACCTGGAGAGCTTGAACTTCCCTGACAACACAGTGACCATTGTGGCAGGAAATAAACTTCGTGTGGAGATCCCCATCAGTGGAGAACCAGCACCCAGAGTGGtgtggatgaagggagagagg GTAATCCTTGACTCGGGCCACCGTGTGCGAGCTGAAACCTTTCCGGACCACACCAGCCTCACCATCGACATCGCAGAGAAGGAAGACACAGGAAACTACAAGATAGTCCTGCAGAATGAGGCTGGGGAAGCAGGGGCTAGCATCAAAGTCAAGGTGGTGGATATCCCAGACCCTCCTGAAGTTCCCCTAGTCACGGAGGTGGGAGGAGACTGGTGCTCTATGACATGGGAACCCCCGATCTATGACGGAGGCTCACCCATcttag GCTACTTCATCGAAAGGAAGAAGAAGCAGAGTTCCAGATGGATGAGGCTGAACTTTGACCTGAACAAAGAGACCACATTTGAGCCTAAAAAGATGATTGAGGGTGTCCCATACGAGGTCCGCGTCTTTGCTGTGAATGCCATCGGCGTGTCCAAACCCAGCGAGCCGTCCAAAGCCTTTGTGCCCCTGG CTGTGACCAGCGAGCCCACCATGCTGGTGGTGGATGATGTCACAGACACCACGGTGACCATGAAGTGGCGTCCCCCAGACACCATCGGAGCTGCAGGCTTAGACGGCTACCTGGTGGAGTATTGCATCGAAGGAA CTGATGACTGGAGAGTAACCAATAAGGAGCTGACAGAGAAGACAAAGTACACCATCACTGGCCTCCCTCCAGAGGCTAAGATCCTGGTAAGGGTAAGGGCTATCAATGCTGCAGGCGCCAGCACTCCCAGAACACTTCAGCACTCTATCCTGGTCAAAGAGGTCATCG AACCACCTAAGATCCGCATCCCCCGTCACTTAAAGCAGACGTACACTCGTAAAGTCGGAGAAGCCGTCAATCTCGTTATTCCATTCATG GGCAAGCCCAGGCCAAAGGTGAGCTGGCTGAAGGAGGGTCAGACGGTGGACCCCACGCAGGTCACTATCCGCAACACGGACTGTGACAGCATCATCTTCATCCGCAAAGCAGAGAGGAAGCACTCTGGGAAGTACGATATgaaggtggaggtggagaaccACGTGGACACGGCCATCATAGACATCCAGATAGTAG ACCTCCCAGGGCCTCCACAGTGTGTGAAGATAGATGAGGTCTGGGGGGGAAACGTGGCTCTGGACTGGACTCCTCCAAAGGACAATGGCAACGCCGCCATTACAGGCTACACCATCCAGAAAGCAGACAAGAAGACCATG GAGTGGTACACGTGTATTGAGCACTACCATCGCACCTGCATCACTATCACCGAGCTGGTGGTGGGGAACGAGTACTACTTCAGAATCTACTCTGAGAACATGGTGGGTCTGAGCGAGGGTGCCACCCAGACCAAGGACAGCGCCCTCATCGTTAAAGAAG GCATGCAACTGAAGAACCCAGAGTACATCGACCACGACTTCAAAGAGCCTCCCAAGTTTACCCAGCCCCTCATCAACACCTTCGCCATCGCTGGCTACAATGCCACCCTCAACTGCAGCGTCCGCGCCAACCCACGG CCCAAAGTGATTTGGATGAAGAATAAGATAGCCATCATTGACGACCCGCGCTACCGCATGTTTAGCAACCAAGGGGTCTGCACCCTGGAGATCCGGAAACCCAGCCCCTACGACGGGGGCATGTACTCCTGCAAGGCCATTAATGACCTGGGTGATGCACTAGTGGAGTGTAAGCTGGAGGTTAAAG TCCCCACTCAGGAATAG
- the LOC106609429 gene encoding myosin-binding protein C, slow-type isoform X17 — MPEPTKKDETPNGEKESVATDSSEAPMPTPEISLEVSPPPPVWSLGEGQAPEDLDKPVDTPPLSSLLIERPQGGSITVGGDISFVAKVEAQDLLRKPTIKWFKGKWMDLASKTGKHLQLKETFDRRTKIHTFEMHIIKAKDNYAGNYRCEVTYKDKFDSCSFDLEVKELEQSQSVDIRSAFKRSSEGHEDAGDLDFSGLLKHRNQREPKQDETPEVDVWEILKSARPDQYEKIAFEYGITDLRGLLKRLKKTKKEEKKSEAFAKKLDPAYQVDKGGKIRLVVDLADPTVELKWYKNGQEIRPTPNQRKFIFEQKGTQRILVINNCGLNDDAAYSVAAGEEKCTTELFVKELPVKITKEIEAVKTTVNERIELECEVSEEGAQVKWCKNGVEVPTGPRSRYRVKSDGLKHWLIIDDASKEDTGTFSLMASGGTSEAKVQVELKPLKIIQDLQDMTVLLGQPLKMHCEIFPGNVPGRWYRNGQLIQSNDRINILQRAKNHRLEIVNSTIHDAGDYTFVPEGYTQSLCAKVHIVDPPRVHLESLNFPDNTVTIVAGNKLRVEIPISGEPAPRVVWMKGERVILDSGHRVRAETFPDHTSLTIDIAEKEDTGNYKIVLQNEAGEAGASIKVKVVDIPDPPEVPLVTEVGGDWCSMTWEPPIYDGGSPILGYFIERKKKQSSRWMRLNFDLNKETTFEPKKMIEGVPYEVRVFAVNAIGVSKPSEPSKAFVPLAVTSEPTMLVVDDVTDTTVTMKWRPPDTIGAAGLDGYLVEYCIEGTDDWRVTNKELTEKTKYTITGLPPEAKILVRVRAINAAGASTPRTLQHSILVKEVIEPPKIRIPRHLKQTYTRKVGEAVNLVIPFMGKPRPKVSWLKEGQTVDPTQVTIRNTDCDSIIFIRKAERKHSGKYDMKVEVENHVDTAIIDIQIVDLPGPPQCVKIDEVWGGNVALDWTPPKDNGNAAITGYTIQKADKKTMEWYTCIEHYHRTCITITELVVGNEYYFRIYSENMVGLSEGATQTKDSALIVKEGMQLKNPEYIDHDFKEPPKFTQPLINTFAIAGYNATLNCSVRANPRPKVIWMKNKIAIIDDPRYRMFSNQGVCTLEIRKPSPYDGGMYSCKAINDLGDALVECKLEVKGGFTFSELMQRGVPLHLIDKYMSETKAVEQPEK, encoded by the exons ATGCCAGAGCCCACAAAAAAAG ATGAGACGCCCAATGGTGAAAAAG AGAGTGTTGCCACAGACAGTAGTGAGGCGCCAATGCCCACACCTGAGATATCCCTCGAGGTCTCACCTCCACCCCCAG TGTGGTCTCTGGGAGAGGGACAGGCTCCAGAGGACCTTGACAAGCCCGTAGACACCCCACCGCTGTCCAGCCTGCTCATAGAAAGACCCCAGGGTGGATCCATCACTGTGG GTGGAGACATCTCCTTTGTTGCCAAGGTGGAGGCCCAAGACCTGCTCCGTAAACCCACCATCAAGTGGTTCAAAGGGAAATGGATGGACCTGGCCAGCAAGACCGGAAAGCACTTACAACTGAAAGAAACCTTTGACCGACGCACCAAG ATTCACACATTTGAGATGCATATCATCAAGGCCAAAGACAACTATGCTGGAAACTACAGGTGTGAGGTCACCTACAAGGACAAATTTGACAGCTGCTCTTTTGACCTGGAAGTGAAAG AACTGGAACAGTCACAGAGTGTTGATATTCGATCAGCCTTCAAAAGAAG CAGTGAAGGACACGAGGATGCAGGGGATCTTGACTTTAGTGGTCTTCTTAAACATAG AAACCAAAG GGAGCCCAAGCAGGATGAGACCCCCGAAGTGGACGTGTGGGAGATCCTGAAGTCGGCCAGGCCAGACCAGTACGAGAAGATCGCCTTTGAGTACGGCATAACAGACCTGCGGGGTCTGCTCAAGAGGCTGAAGAAGACcaagaaagaggagaagaagagtgaAG CTTTTGCCAAGAAGTTGGATCCAGCATACCAGGTGGACAAAGGAGGGAAGATCCGCTTAGTGGTGGATCTTGCAGACCCCACAGTAGAGCTGAAATGGTACAAGAACGGCCAGGAGATCCGTCCAACTCCAAA TCAAAGGAA GTTTATCTTTGAGCAAAAGGGCACGCAGCGGATCCTGGTCATCAACAACTGCGGCCTGAATGATGATGCTGCTTATTCCGTAGCCGCGGGAGAAGAGAAGTGTACCACAGAGCTGTTTGTCAAAG AGTTACCAGTGAAGATTACTAAAGAGATTGAGGCGGTGAAAACGACAGTGAACGAGAGGATTGAGTTGGAGTGTGAAGTGTCGGAAGAAGGAGCTCAAGTAAAATG GTGTAAGAATGGCGTGGAGGTACCGACCGGGCCCCGGTCACGCTACCGTGTCAAGTCTGACGGGCTGAAACACTGGCTAATCATTGACGATGCCTCAAAGGAGGACACTGGAACCTTCTCCCTTATGGCCTCTGGGGGCACCTCTGAAGCCAAAGTCCAGGTTGAAT TGAAGCCACTGAAGATTATTCAGGATTTGCAGGACATGACAGTGCTTTTGGGCCAGCCACTGAAGATGCACTGTGAGATCTTCCCTGGGAATGTTCCAGGTCGCTGGTACAGGAACGGACAGTTGATTCAGTCCAACGACCGCATCAACATCCTGCAAAGAGCCAA GAACCACCGATTAGAAATTGTGAACAGCACCATTCACGATGCCGGGGATTATACCTTTGTGCCAGAGGGATACACTCAGAGCCTCTGTGCCAAAGTTCATATCGTTG ATCCTCCCAGGGTGCACCTGGAGAGCTTGAACTTCCCTGACAACACAGTGACCATTGTGGCAGGAAATAAACTTCGTGTGGAGATCCCCATCAGTGGAGAACCAGCACCCAGAGTGGtgtggatgaagggagagagg GTAATCCTTGACTCGGGCCACCGTGTGCGAGCTGAAACCTTTCCGGACCACACCAGCCTCACCATCGACATCGCAGAGAAGGAAGACACAGGAAACTACAAGATAGTCCTGCAGAATGAGGCTGGGGAAGCAGGGGCTAGCATCAAAGTCAAGGTGGTGGATATCCCAGACCCTCCTGAAGTTCCCCTAGTCACGGAGGTGGGAGGAGACTGGTGCTCTATGACATGGGAACCCCCGATCTATGACGGAGGCTCACCCATcttag GCTACTTCATCGAAAGGAAGAAGAAGCAGAGTTCCAGATGGATGAGGCTGAACTTTGACCTGAACAAAGAGACCACATTTGAGCCTAAAAAGATGATTGAGGGTGTCCCATACGAGGTCCGCGTCTTTGCTGTGAATGCCATCGGCGTGTCCAAACCCAGCGAGCCGTCCAAAGCCTTTGTGCCCCTGG CTGTGACCAGCGAGCCCACCATGCTGGTGGTGGATGATGTCACAGACACCACGGTGACCATGAAGTGGCGTCCCCCAGACACCATCGGAGCTGCAGGCTTAGACGGCTACCTGGTGGAGTATTGCATCGAAGGAA CTGATGACTGGAGAGTAACCAATAAGGAGCTGACAGAGAAGACAAAGTACACCATCACTGGCCTCCCTCCAGAGGCTAAGATCCTGGTAAGGGTAAGGGCTATCAATGCTGCAGGCGCCAGCACTCCCAGAACACTTCAGCACTCTATCCTGGTCAAAGAGGTCATCG AACCACCTAAGATCCGCATCCCCCGTCACTTAAAGCAGACGTACACTCGTAAAGTCGGAGAAGCCGTCAATCTCGTTATTCCATTCATG GGCAAGCCCAGGCCAAAGGTGAGCTGGCTGAAGGAGGGTCAGACGGTGGACCCCACGCAGGTCACTATCCGCAACACGGACTGTGACAGCATCATCTTCATCCGCAAAGCAGAGAGGAAGCACTCTGGGAAGTACGATATgaaggtggaggtggagaaccACGTGGACACGGCCATCATAGACATCCAGATAGTAG ACCTCCCAGGGCCTCCACAGTGTGTGAAGATAGATGAGGTCTGGGGGGGAAACGTGGCTCTGGACTGGACTCCTCCAAAGGACAATGGCAACGCCGCCATTACAGGCTACACCATCCAGAAAGCAGACAAGAAGACCATG GAGTGGTACACGTGTATTGAGCACTACCATCGCACCTGCATCACTATCACCGAGCTGGTGGTGGGGAACGAGTACTACTTCAGAATCTACTCTGAGAACATGGTGGGTCTGAGCGAGGGTGCCACCCAGACCAAGGACAGCGCCCTCATCGTTAAAGAAG GCATGCAACTGAAGAACCCAGAGTACATCGACCACGACTTCAAAGAGCCTCCCAAGTTTACCCAGCCCCTCATCAACACCTTCGCCATCGCTGGCTACAATGCCACCCTCAACTGCAGCGTCCGCGCCAACCCACGG CCCAAAGTGATTTGGATGAAGAATAAGATAGCCATCATTGACGACCCGCGCTACCGCATGTTTAGCAACCAAGGGGTCTGCACCCTGGAGATCCGGAAACCCAGCCCCTACGACGGGGGCATGTACTCCTGCAAGGCCATTAATGACCTGGGTGATGCACTAGTGGAGTGTAAGCTGGAGGTTAAAG GGGGCTTTACCTTCTCTGAGCTCATGCAGCGTGGAGTGCCTTTACACCTGATCGATAAGTACATGAGCGAGACCAAGGCCGTGGAGCAGCCAGAGAAGTAG